In the genome of Epinephelus lanceolatus isolate andai-2023 chromosome 18, ASM4190304v1, whole genome shotgun sequence, one region contains:
- the pvalb8 gene encoding parvalbumin 8, whose protein sequence is MSLSSILCADAIDSAIKDCQVPDSFCPKKFFQMCGLTKKSPQDVKKVFGILDNDGSGFVEEEELKFFLQRFSPGARVLTDKETKAFLCAADDDSDGRIGAEEFQAMVLS, encoded by the exons ATGTCGCTCTCATCTATCCTTTGCGCTGATGCCATCGACAGTGCTATCAAGGACTGCCAAG TACCAGACTCCTTCTGCCCCAAGAAGTTTTTCCAGATGTGTGGCCTCACCAAGAAAAGCCCCCAGGATGTGAAGAAGGTTTTCGGGATCCTGGACAACGACGGCAGCGGCTTTGTTGAGGAGGAAGAGCTCAA GTTTTTCCTCCAGAGGTTTTCCCCTGGTGCTCGCGTTCTGACAGACAAGGAGACTAAGGCCTTCTTGTGTGCTGCTGATGACGACAGTGATGGCCGAATTGGAGCAGAGG AGTTCCAGGCCATGGTCTTGTCCTAA
- the LOC117268280 gene encoding parvalbumin beta-like, with amino-acid sequence MAFADVLTDADVAAALDGCKDAGTFDHKKFFKTCGMSGKSADDVKKAFAIIDQDKSGFIEEDELKLFLQNFKADARALTDAETKDFLKAGDTDGDGKIGAEEFANLVKA; translated from the exons ATGGCCTTCGCAGATGTACTGACTGATGCTGACGTCGCTGCAGCCCTGGACGGATGCAAAG ACGCTGGCACATTCGACCACAAGAAGTTCTTCAAGACATGCGGCATGTCTGGCAAGTCCGCTGACGATGTCAAGAAGGCCTTTGCCATCATCGACCAGGACAAGAGTGGGTTCATTGAGGAGGATGAGCTGAA gCTGTTTCTGCAGAACTTCAAGGCTGATGCACGTGCGCTGACCGACGCCGAGACCAAGGATTTCCTCAAGGCCGGCGACACCGACGGTGACGGCAAGATTGGCGCTGAGG AGTTTGCTAACTTGGTTAAGGCATAA